From one Triticum urartu cultivar G1812 chromosome 3, Tu2.1, whole genome shotgun sequence genomic stretch:
- the LOC125548603 gene encoding putative leucine-rich repeat receptor-like serine/threonine-protein kinase At2g19230, whose protein sequence is MSRHGSVRTTAAVFSLISICVAHVVLYARAQANTRGFISIDCGSPPSAGYVDVVTWLPYVPDAQFVDAGVSHNISAEHAGMIDLKLPRLYNDLRSFPTGARNCYTVRSLTPGTKYLVRATFLHGNYDGLGPGGLAVFDLHLGVNFWQTVNVSSVSDTFQAEIIAVVPDDYVQVCLVGKKGLGTPFISGLELRPLPDTLYPVVANASLSMAVHGRYNLGPDDEKLIVRYPSDPHDRVWKVLANLRSWNPANTTGTVRYVAGDQFEVPSAVMQTAATVDDGFSLRFYWGAYESNKELDYFAVLHMAELRRLNGSETRICEVYLNNGLWYSKPFSPEFRYSSSMFGMVAGSTEYSFRIEPTAKSTLPPLLNALEIYVMVPTAERATHGGDVSAIMAIKAKYEIKRNWMGDPCGPKIYLWDGVGCNYAISSAPRITSLNLSSNGLAGEITTLLSNLTALQNLDLSHNSLTGNIPEFLAQLPSLAVLDLTGNKFNGSVPESLLKRSQEGALSLRIEANISSINNDQPQRKKPTKISAVNLAVAAVVLSVLVVVVVTLTLCLRRRRTENDLSVRPLNGSKSKEDNGDAVSLQFDTRQFSYKELKTITNSFEKSIGKGGFGVVYLGYLEDGTPVAVKTRSESSSQGVNEFLAEALHLIRVHHRNLVNLVGHCKDGQHSALVYEYMSEGTLQEKLREKSPNSVPLTWRQRLRISLDSAQGLEYLHKACTPPLIHRDVKAANILLNGSNLEAKIADFGLSKAFNNDLQSHVSTRVVGTPGYLDPEYYTSFQLSEKSDVYSFGIVLLEVVTGQPPILPESVHIVQWARQRLAKGDIESVVDDNMQGRYDLNSVWKVADLALRCTEQAASQRPAMADVVVQLKESLELEEGCERVHGSYAGSGDGYGENSDTASQSTQSGRVLDLVSGPAAR, encoded by the exons ATGTCGCGCCACGGCTCCGTGCGGACGACGGCCGCCGTCTTCTCGCTCATCTCCATCTGCGTCGCCCATGTCGTGCTCTATGCTCGCGCTCAAGCTAACACTCGCG GTTTCATCAGCATCGACTGCGGCAGCCCTCCGAGCGCCGGCTACGTCGACGTCGTCACCTGGCTGCCGTACGTCCCCGACGCGCAGTTCGTGGACGCGGGCGTCAGCCACAACATCTCCGCCGAGCACGCCGGCATGATCGACCTGAAGCTCCCGAGGCTCTACAACGACCTCCGGAGCTTCCCCACCGGCGCCCGGAACTGCTACACCGTGCGCTCCCTGACGCCGGGCACCAAGTACCTGGTCCGCGCCACCTTCCTGCACGGGAACTACGACGGGCTGGGCCCCGGCGGCCTCGCCGTGTTCGACCTCCACCTCGGCGTCAACTTCTGGCAGACGGTGAACGTCTCCAGCGTCTCCGACACCTTCCAGGCGGAGATCATCGCCGTCGTGCCCGACGACTACGTCCAGGTCTGCCTCGTCGGCAAGAAGGGGCTCGGCACGCCCTTCATCTCTGGCCTCGAGCTGCGCCCGCTCCCGGACACGCTATACCCCGTCGTGGCGAATGCCTCCCTCTCCATGGCCGTCCACGGCCGGTACAACCTCGGCCCCGACGACGAGAAGCTGATCGTGAGGTACCCGTCGGACCCCCACGACCGCGTCTGGAAGGTGCTAGCGAACCTGCGGTCATGGAACCCGGCCAACACGACGGGCACGGTGCGCTACGTCGCCGGGGACCAGTTCGAGGTGCCGTCGGCGGTGATGCAGACGGCCGCCACCGTGGACGACGGCTTCAGCCTGCGGTTCTACTGGGGCGCGTACGAGTCCAACAAGGAGCTGGACTACTTCGCCGTGCTTCACATGGCCGAGCTCCGGCGGCTCAACGGCAGCGAGACGAGGATCTGCGAGGTCTACCTCAACAACGGCCTGTGGTACAGCAAGCCCTTCTCCCCGGAGTTCCGTTACTCCAGCTCAATGTTCGGGATGGTGGCAGGGAGTACGGAGTACAGCTTCAGGATCGAACCGACCGCCAAATCGACGCTGCCGCCATTGCTCAATGCGCTGGAGATCTATGTCATGGTGCCTACTGCAGAGCGTGCAACTCATGGAGGAGATG TGAGTGCCATTATGGCCATCAAGGCCAAGTATGAGATCAAGAGGAACTGGATGGGTGATCCGTGTGGCCCCAAGATATATTTGTGGGACGGTGTAGGTTGCAACTATGCAATCTCTAGCGCACCAAGAATCACCTCACT AAACTTGTCCTCCAATGGGTTGGCTGGAGAAATCACCACTCTTTTAAGCAATCTCACTGCTCTTCAGAACCT GGATTTATCTCACAACAGTTTGACAGGGAACATTCCTGAATTTCTTGCACAACTACCGTCGCTTGCTGTCCT AGATTTGACCGGCAACAAGTTCAATGGATCAGTTCCAGAAAGTCTTCTAAAAAGGTCGCAAGAAGGTGCACTTTCATTAAG AATTGAAGCGAACATAAGCAGCATCAACAATGACCAGCCACAAAGAAAAAAACCTACCAAGATTTCTGCCGTAAATCTCGCTGTGGCTGCCGTTGTACTTTCTGTACTGGTGGTTGTGGTGGTAACTCTTACACTCTGCCTTCGCAGAAGAAGAACTGAAAATG ATCTTTCTGTCAGACCGCTGAATGGAAGTAAATCAAAAGAAGACAATGGAGACGCTGTCTCATTGCAATTCGATACTCGCCAGTTCAGTTACAAAGAGCTAAAGACTATCACAAATAGCTTCGAGAAGTCCATTGGCAAAGGTGGGTTCGGAGTAGTCTATCTTGGCTACTTGGAAGATGGAACCCCGGTTGCAGTCAAAACGCGCTCAGAATCGTCATCTCAAGGGGTTAATGAGTTCTTGGCAGAG GCTCTGCATCTGATAAGAGTTCATCACAGGAACTTGGTGAATCTGGTTGGCCACTGCAAGGATGGGCAGCACTCAGCTCTTGTGTACGAGTACATGTCTGAAGGAACTTTACAAGAGAAGCTAAGAG AAAAATCCCCCAACTCTGTACCTTTAACATGGCGCCAAAGATTAAGGATCTCGCTCGACTCTGCCCAAG GCCTTGAGTACCTGCACAAGGCGTGCACGCCGCCGCTGATCCACAGGGACGTGAAGGCGGCCAACATACTCCTGAACGGGAGCAACCTggaggccaagatcgccgacttcgGCCTGTCCAAGGCCTTCAACAACGACCTCCAGTCCCATGTCTCCACGCGAGTAGTGGGAACCCCCGGATATCTCGACCCCGA GTACTACACTTCGTTCCAGCTCAGCGAGAAGAGCGACGTGTACAGCTTCGGGATCGTGCTGCTGGAGGTGGTCACGGGCCAGCCCCCGATCCTCCCGGAGAGCGTGCACATCGTGCAGTGGGCGCGGCAGAGGCTCGCCAAGGGCGACATCGAGAGCGTCGTGGACGACAACATGCAGGGGCGGTACGACCTCAACTCCGTCTGGAAGGTCGCCGACCTGGCCCTGAGGTGCACGGAGCAGGCGGCCAGCCAGAGGCCCGCCATGGCCGACGTCGTCGTCCAGCTCAAGGAGAGCTTGGAGCTGGAAGAAGGCTGCGAGAGGGTGCACGGTTCGTACGCCGGAAGTGGCGACGGGTATGGGGAAAACAGTGACACTGCAAGCCAGAGTACGCAGAGTGGGAGGGTGCTAGATCTGGTGAGTGGCCCCGCAGCTAGATAA